In Calonectris borealis chromosome 10, bCalBor7.hap1.2, whole genome shotgun sequence, a single genomic region encodes these proteins:
- the PHF2 gene encoding lysine-specific demethylase PHF2 isoform X2 — MATVPVYCICRLPYDVTRFMIECDACKDWFHGSCVGVEEEEAPDIDIYHCPNCEKTHGKSTLKKKRNWHKHDTGQTTEVKPVQNGSQVFIKELRSRTFPSAEDIVVKVPGSQLTTEYLEENGFAEPILVPKKDGLGLSVPAPTFYVSDVENYVGPERSVDVTDVTKQKDCKMKLKEFVDYYYSTNRKRVLNVTNLEFSDTRMSSFVEPPDIVKKLSWVENYWPDDALLAKPKVTKYCLICVKDSYTDFHIDSGGASAWYHVLKGEKIFYLIKPASANISLYERWQSAANHSEMFFADQVDKCYKCTVKQGQTLFIPSGWIYATLTPVDCLAFAGHFLHSLSVEMQMRAYEVERRLKIVSLTQFPNFETACWYMGRHLLETFKGLHKAGQQPPAHLLQGAKILNGAFRSWTKKQALAEHEDELPENFKPAQLIKDLAKEIRLSENASKASKADTSANTNAEEICPVEKEEAPSPVQVTPPPPPVEKLPKKKTPKTVKTPKQLKPSKPPKPPKPPKPPKPPKTPKVKGEGKKKGKKAKESPPPAIPNLDLLEAHTKEALTKIETPKKGKAAKNVLSVPNKETASKQNEVEKFEVREQNKSKTEAKWKYKNSKPDSLLKMEEEHKSEKTPLSGNKDNKFTFSFSNKKLLGSKGVKTQLNTSVFGSLQNFKEDKAKPVRDEYEYVSDDGELKIDEFPIRRKKNTTKRELPFLSDKKDTLQHTPVKKPKVESVSYKSDDSSDEDLLHIDTEAKPGRNSKVKKESGSSAGILDLLQASKEVGGLEYNTNSQPPASPSTQEAIQGMLSMANLQSSESCLQTSWGTNQAKNNSISTQNSKKTGGGSNKNAGKRLLKKSTKNSIDIEDYDEDQDHLDACFKDSDYVYPSLESDEDNPVFKSRSKKRKSSDDAPYSPTARVGPSVPRQDRPVREGTRVASIETGLAAAAAKLSQQESARRRGWPRPSSGSARS; from the exons tgaaaaagaaaagaaattggcaTAAACACGATACTGGACAGACGACAGAGGTCAAACCTGTACAGAACGGGAGCCAAGTCTTTATAAAGGAACTTCGAAGTCGTACTTTTCCAAG TGCTGAAGATATAGTCGTGAAAGTGCCAGGCAGCCAACTAACAACAGagtatttggaagaaaatggCTTTGCAGAGCCCATCCTCGTCCCAAAGAAGGATGGCCTGGGTTTGTCCGTACCCGCACCCACCTTCTACGTCAGCGATGTTGAAAACTACGTCG GACCAGAGAGGAGCGTTGATGTCACTGATGTCACCAAACAGAAAGACTGCAAGATGAAGCTCAAGGAATTTGTGGATTACTACTACAGTACAAACAGGAAAAGGGTCCTCAACGTGACCAACCTGGAGTTCTCGGACACGAG GATGTCCAGTTTTGTAGAGCCTCCAGATATAGTTAAGAAGTTGTCCTGGGTGGAAAACTATTGGCCTGATGATGCTCTTCTGGCTAAACCAAAAGTTACCAAGTACTGCCTGATCTGCGTGAAGGACAGCTACACAGATTTCCACATAGATTCGGGAGGAGCTTCTGCATGGTACCATGTGCTGAAG GGAGAAAAGATATTTTATCTCATCAAACCAGCCTctgcaaatatttctctttatgAACGCTGGCAATCAGCAGCAAACCACAGTGAGATGTTTTTTGCAGACCAAGTAGATAAATGTTATAAATGCACAGTTAAACAAGGACAGACACTCTTCATTCCATCAG gtTGGATTTATGCAACTCTAACACCTGTAGACTGCCTGGCCTTTGCAGGACATTTTCTACATAGCCTAAGTGTTGAAATGCAGATGAG GGCATATGAAGTAGAAAGACGATTGAAAATTGTCAGTCTGACCCAGTTTCCAAACTTCGAAACTGCATGTTGGTATATGGGAAGGCATCTACTAGAGACGTTCAAAg GTTTGCATAAAGCTGGGCAACAACCTCCTGCTCATTTACTCCAAGGAGCAAAAATTCTCAATGGTGCTTTCAGGTCATGGACTAAAAAACAG GCTTTAGCAGAGCATGAAGATGAACTACCAGAAAACTTCAAACCAGCACAACTTATCAAGGACCTTGCCAAAGAAATAAGATTAAGTGAG AATGCTTCGAAAGCCAGCAAAGCAGACACGAGTGCCAACACAAATGCCGAGGAGATCTGTCctgtggagaaggaggaggcaccATCACCTGTCCAAGTGACGCCTCCGCCCCCACCTGTAGAAAAGCTCCCTAAAAAAAAGACTCCCAAAACTgtgaaaacccccaaacaactCAAGCCATCcaaaccccccaaacctcccaagCCACCCAAACCCCCTAAGCCTCCCAAAACACCAAAAGttaagggagaaggaaaaaagaaaggaaagaaggcaaaagagaGTCCACCGCCAGCCATCCCGAATCTCGACTTGCTGGAGGCACACACAAAGGAGGCTTTGACAAAGATCGAGACGCCAAAGAAGGGGAAG GCTGCAAAGAATGTTTTAAGTGTTCCCAATAAGGAAACTGCTAGTAAGCAGAATGAGGTGGAGAAATTTGAAGTTcgagagcaaaacaaaagcaaaacagaagccaAATGGAAATACAAG AACAGTAAACCTGATTCACTTCTAAAAATGGAAGAGGAACACAAATCGGAAAAGACGCCTTTATCAGGAAATAAGGACAACAAATTTACATTCTCTTTCTCTAATAAGAAGTTGCTTGG ttcaAAAGGAGTCAAAACCCAGCTGAATACTAGTGTGTTTGGGTCGCTGCAGAATTTTAAAGAAGATAAAGCAAAACCTGTACGAGATGAATATGAGTATGTGTCAGATGATGGTGAACTAAAAATTGATGAGTTTCCaatcagaaggaagaaaaacactaCAAAAAGAGAACTGCCCT tttTATCAGATAAAAAAGACACTCTGCAGCACACTCCTGTTAAGAAGCCAAAGGTGGAGTCGGTATCATACAAG AGCGATGACTCGTCAGATGAAGATTTGCTTCACATTGACACAGAGGCAAAGCCAGGGCGCAATTCCAAAGTAAAGAAAGAGAGTGGAAGTTCAGCAGGAATTCTTGATCTTTTGCAGGCAAGCAAGGAAGTTGGGGGTTTAGAGTATAACACCAACAG TCAGCCACCTGCCTCACCCAGCACGCAAGAAGCAATCCAGGGCATGCTATCGATGGCAAACCTCCAATCGTCAGAGTCCTGCCTCCAGACATCGTGGGGTACCAATCAGGCGAAGAATAACTCCATCTCCACACAGAACTCTAAAAAAACGGGTGGTGGCAGCAACAAAAATGCTGGCAAGCGGTTActaaagaaaagcacaaagaacAGTATTGACATCGAAGATTACGATGAAGATCAGGACCACTTAGATGCCTGTTTTAAAGATTCAGATTACG TTTACCCTTCTCTCGAATCAGATGAAGATAATCCAGTATTCAAATCCCgatcaaagaaaaggaaaagttcagATGATGCCCCTTACAGTCCAACGG CACGAGTTGGCCCCTCGGTGCCTCGACAAGACAGACCGGTGCGAGAGGGCACGAGAGTCGCCTCCATTGAAACTGGACTCGCCGCTGCTGCCGCGAAGTTGTCACAGCAG GAAAGCGCACGAAGAAGGGGATGGCCACGGCCAAGCAGCGGCTCGGCAAGATCCTGA
- the PHF2 gene encoding lysine-specific demethylase PHF2 isoform X3 yields the protein MKLKEFVDYYYSTNRKRVLNVTNLEFSDTRMSSFVEPPDIVKKLSWVENYWPDDALLAKPKVTKYCLICVKDSYTDFHIDSGGASAWYHVLKGEKIFYLIKPASANISLYERWQSAANHSEMFFADQVDKCYKCTVKQGQTLFIPSGWIYATLTPVDCLAFAGHFLHSLSVEMQMRAYEVERRLKIVSLTQFPNFETACWYMGRHLLETFKGLHKAGQQPPAHLLQGAKILNGAFRSWTKKQALAEHEDELPENFKPAQLIKDLAKEIRLSENASKASKADTSANTNAEEICPVEKEEAPSPVQVTPPPPPVEKLPKKKTPKTVKTPKQLKPSKPPKPPKPPKPPKPPKTPKVKGEGKKKGKKAKESPPPAIPNLDLLEAHTKEALTKIETPKKGKAAKNVLSVPNKETASKQNEVEKFEVREQNKSKTEAKWKYKNSKPDSLLKMEEEHKSEKTPLSGNKDNKFTFSFSNKKLLGSKGVKTQLNTSVFGSLQNFKEDKAKPVRDEYEYVSDDGELKIDEFPIRRKKNTTKRELPFLSDKKDTLQHTPVKKPKVESVSYKSDDSSDEDLLHIDTEAKPGRNSKVKKESGSSAGILDLLQASKEVGGLEYNTNSQPPASPSTQEAIQGMLSMANLQSSESCLQTSWGTNQAKNNSISTQNSKKTGGGSNKNAGKRLLKKSTKNSIDIEDYDEDQDHLDACFKDSDYVYPSLESDEDNPVFKSRSKKRKSSDDAPYSPTARVGPSVPRQDRPVREGTRVASIETGLAAAAAKLSQQEEQKGKKKKNTKKKLSTNNANKPAQEGSSPEPKLESHASSLTDHEYTAGASTFGVAQPNRGSQPMAPGVFLTQRRPSSSSQNNASAKGKRTKKGMATAKQRLGKILKIHRNGKLLL from the exons ATGAAGCTCAAGGAATTTGTGGATTACTACTACAGTACAAACAGGAAAAGGGTCCTCAACGTGACCAACCTGGAGTTCTCGGACACGAG GATGTCCAGTTTTGTAGAGCCTCCAGATATAGTTAAGAAGTTGTCCTGGGTGGAAAACTATTGGCCTGATGATGCTCTTCTGGCTAAACCAAAAGTTACCAAGTACTGCCTGATCTGCGTGAAGGACAGCTACACAGATTTCCACATAGATTCGGGAGGAGCTTCTGCATGGTACCATGTGCTGAAG GGAGAAAAGATATTTTATCTCATCAAACCAGCCTctgcaaatatttctctttatgAACGCTGGCAATCAGCAGCAAACCACAGTGAGATGTTTTTTGCAGACCAAGTAGATAAATGTTATAAATGCACAGTTAAACAAGGACAGACACTCTTCATTCCATCAG gtTGGATTTATGCAACTCTAACACCTGTAGACTGCCTGGCCTTTGCAGGACATTTTCTACATAGCCTAAGTGTTGAAATGCAGATGAG GGCATATGAAGTAGAAAGACGATTGAAAATTGTCAGTCTGACCCAGTTTCCAAACTTCGAAACTGCATGTTGGTATATGGGAAGGCATCTACTAGAGACGTTCAAAg GTTTGCATAAAGCTGGGCAACAACCTCCTGCTCATTTACTCCAAGGAGCAAAAATTCTCAATGGTGCTTTCAGGTCATGGACTAAAAAACAG GCTTTAGCAGAGCATGAAGATGAACTACCAGAAAACTTCAAACCAGCACAACTTATCAAGGACCTTGCCAAAGAAATAAGATTAAGTGAG AATGCTTCGAAAGCCAGCAAAGCAGACACGAGTGCCAACACAAATGCCGAGGAGATCTGTCctgtggagaaggaggaggcaccATCACCTGTCCAAGTGACGCCTCCGCCCCCACCTGTAGAAAAGCTCCCTAAAAAAAAGACTCCCAAAACTgtgaaaacccccaaacaactCAAGCCATCcaaaccccccaaacctcccaagCCACCCAAACCCCCTAAGCCTCCCAAAACACCAAAAGttaagggagaaggaaaaaagaaaggaaagaaggcaaaagagaGTCCACCGCCAGCCATCCCGAATCTCGACTTGCTGGAGGCACACACAAAGGAGGCTTTGACAAAGATCGAGACGCCAAAGAAGGGGAAG GCTGCAAAGAATGTTTTAAGTGTTCCCAATAAGGAAACTGCTAGTAAGCAGAATGAGGTGGAGAAATTTGAAGTTcgagagcaaaacaaaagcaaaacagaagccaAATGGAAATACAAG AACAGTAAACCTGATTCACTTCTAAAAATGGAAGAGGAACACAAATCGGAAAAGACGCCTTTATCAGGAAATAAGGACAACAAATTTACATTCTCTTTCTCTAATAAGAAGTTGCTTGG ttcaAAAGGAGTCAAAACCCAGCTGAATACTAGTGTGTTTGGGTCGCTGCAGAATTTTAAAGAAGATAAAGCAAAACCTGTACGAGATGAATATGAGTATGTGTCAGATGATGGTGAACTAAAAATTGATGAGTTTCCaatcagaaggaagaaaaacactaCAAAAAGAGAACTGCCCT tttTATCAGATAAAAAAGACACTCTGCAGCACACTCCTGTTAAGAAGCCAAAGGTGGAGTCGGTATCATACAAG AGCGATGACTCGTCAGATGAAGATTTGCTTCACATTGACACAGAGGCAAAGCCAGGGCGCAATTCCAAAGTAAAGAAAGAGAGTGGAAGTTCAGCAGGAATTCTTGATCTTTTGCAGGCAAGCAAGGAAGTTGGGGGTTTAGAGTATAACACCAACAG TCAGCCACCTGCCTCACCCAGCACGCAAGAAGCAATCCAGGGCATGCTATCGATGGCAAACCTCCAATCGTCAGAGTCCTGCCTCCAGACATCGTGGGGTACCAATCAGGCGAAGAATAACTCCATCTCCACACAGAACTCTAAAAAAACGGGTGGTGGCAGCAACAAAAATGCTGGCAAGCGGTTActaaagaaaagcacaaagaacAGTATTGACATCGAAGATTACGATGAAGATCAGGACCACTTAGATGCCTGTTTTAAAGATTCAGATTACG TTTACCCTTCTCTCGAATCAGATGAAGATAATCCAGTATTCAAATCCCgatcaaagaaaaggaaaagttcagATGATGCCCCTTACAGTCCAACGG CACGAGTTGGCCCCTCGGTGCCTCGACAAGACAGACCGGTGCGAGAGGGCACGAGAGTCGCCTCCATTGAAACTGGACTCGCCGCTGCTGCCGCGAAGTTGTCACAGCAG GAGGAacaaaaaggcaagaagaaaaaaaataccaaaaagaagCTGTCAACCAACAACGCGAACAAACCGGCTCAGGAAGGCAGCTCGCCAGAGCCGAAGCTGGAGTCACATGCCAGCAGCCTCACAGATCACGAGTACACCGCAGGGGCCAGCACCTTTGGGGTCGCCCAGCCTAACAGGGGATCGCAGCCGATGGCACCCGGTGTTTTCCTCACACAGAGGAGACCCTCATCATCCTCGCAGAACAATGCCTCCGCCAAAG GAAAGCGCACGAAGAAGGGGATGGCCACGGCCAAGCAGCGGCTCGGCAAGATCCTGAAGATCCACCGGAACGGGAAGCTGCTGCTCtag
- the PHF2 gene encoding lysine-specific demethylase PHF2 isoform X1 has protein sequence MATVPVYCICRLPYDVTRFMIECDACKDWFHGSCVGVEEEEAPDIDIYHCPNCEKTHGKSTLKKKRNWHKHDTGQTTEVKPVQNGSQVFIKELRSRTFPSAEDIVVKVPGSQLTTEYLEENGFAEPILVPKKDGLGLSVPAPTFYVSDVENYVGPERSVDVTDVTKQKDCKMKLKEFVDYYYSTNRKRVLNVTNLEFSDTRMSSFVEPPDIVKKLSWVENYWPDDALLAKPKVTKYCLICVKDSYTDFHIDSGGASAWYHVLKGEKIFYLIKPASANISLYERWQSAANHSEMFFADQVDKCYKCTVKQGQTLFIPSGWIYATLTPVDCLAFAGHFLHSLSVEMQMRAYEVERRLKIVSLTQFPNFETACWYMGRHLLETFKGLHKAGQQPPAHLLQGAKILNGAFRSWTKKQALAEHEDELPENFKPAQLIKDLAKEIRLSENASKASKADTSANTNAEEICPVEKEEAPSPVQVTPPPPPVEKLPKKKTPKTVKTPKQLKPSKPPKPPKPPKPPKPPKTPKVKGEGKKKGKKAKESPPPAIPNLDLLEAHTKEALTKIETPKKGKAAKNVLSVPNKETASKQNEVEKFEVREQNKSKTEAKWKYKNSKPDSLLKMEEEHKSEKTPLSGNKDNKFTFSFSNKKLLGSKGVKTQLNTSVFGSLQNFKEDKAKPVRDEYEYVSDDGELKIDEFPIRRKKNTTKRELPFLSDKKDTLQHTPVKKPKVESVSYKSDDSSDEDLLHIDTEAKPGRNSKVKKESGSSAGILDLLQASKEVGGLEYNTNSQPPASPSTQEAIQGMLSMANLQSSESCLQTSWGTNQAKNNSISTQNSKKTGGGSNKNAGKRLLKKSTKNSIDIEDYDEDQDHLDACFKDSDYVYPSLESDEDNPVFKSRSKKRKSSDDAPYSPTARVGPSVPRQDRPVREGTRVASIETGLAAAAAKLSQQEEQKGKKKKNTKKKLSTNNANKPAQEGSSPEPKLESHASSLTDHEYTAGASTFGVAQPNRGSQPMAPGVFLTQRRPSSSSQNNASAKGKRTKKGMATAKQRLGKILKIHRNGKLLL, from the exons tgaaaaagaaaagaaattggcaTAAACACGATACTGGACAGACGACAGAGGTCAAACCTGTACAGAACGGGAGCCAAGTCTTTATAAAGGAACTTCGAAGTCGTACTTTTCCAAG TGCTGAAGATATAGTCGTGAAAGTGCCAGGCAGCCAACTAACAACAGagtatttggaagaaaatggCTTTGCAGAGCCCATCCTCGTCCCAAAGAAGGATGGCCTGGGTTTGTCCGTACCCGCACCCACCTTCTACGTCAGCGATGTTGAAAACTACGTCG GACCAGAGAGGAGCGTTGATGTCACTGATGTCACCAAACAGAAAGACTGCAAGATGAAGCTCAAGGAATTTGTGGATTACTACTACAGTACAAACAGGAAAAGGGTCCTCAACGTGACCAACCTGGAGTTCTCGGACACGAG GATGTCCAGTTTTGTAGAGCCTCCAGATATAGTTAAGAAGTTGTCCTGGGTGGAAAACTATTGGCCTGATGATGCTCTTCTGGCTAAACCAAAAGTTACCAAGTACTGCCTGATCTGCGTGAAGGACAGCTACACAGATTTCCACATAGATTCGGGAGGAGCTTCTGCATGGTACCATGTGCTGAAG GGAGAAAAGATATTTTATCTCATCAAACCAGCCTctgcaaatatttctctttatgAACGCTGGCAATCAGCAGCAAACCACAGTGAGATGTTTTTTGCAGACCAAGTAGATAAATGTTATAAATGCACAGTTAAACAAGGACAGACACTCTTCATTCCATCAG gtTGGATTTATGCAACTCTAACACCTGTAGACTGCCTGGCCTTTGCAGGACATTTTCTACATAGCCTAAGTGTTGAAATGCAGATGAG GGCATATGAAGTAGAAAGACGATTGAAAATTGTCAGTCTGACCCAGTTTCCAAACTTCGAAACTGCATGTTGGTATATGGGAAGGCATCTACTAGAGACGTTCAAAg GTTTGCATAAAGCTGGGCAACAACCTCCTGCTCATTTACTCCAAGGAGCAAAAATTCTCAATGGTGCTTTCAGGTCATGGACTAAAAAACAG GCTTTAGCAGAGCATGAAGATGAACTACCAGAAAACTTCAAACCAGCACAACTTATCAAGGACCTTGCCAAAGAAATAAGATTAAGTGAG AATGCTTCGAAAGCCAGCAAAGCAGACACGAGTGCCAACACAAATGCCGAGGAGATCTGTCctgtggagaaggaggaggcaccATCACCTGTCCAAGTGACGCCTCCGCCCCCACCTGTAGAAAAGCTCCCTAAAAAAAAGACTCCCAAAACTgtgaaaacccccaaacaactCAAGCCATCcaaaccccccaaacctcccaagCCACCCAAACCCCCTAAGCCTCCCAAAACACCAAAAGttaagggagaaggaaaaaagaaaggaaagaaggcaaaagagaGTCCACCGCCAGCCATCCCGAATCTCGACTTGCTGGAGGCACACACAAAGGAGGCTTTGACAAAGATCGAGACGCCAAAGAAGGGGAAG GCTGCAAAGAATGTTTTAAGTGTTCCCAATAAGGAAACTGCTAGTAAGCAGAATGAGGTGGAGAAATTTGAAGTTcgagagcaaaacaaaagcaaaacagaagccaAATGGAAATACAAG AACAGTAAACCTGATTCACTTCTAAAAATGGAAGAGGAACACAAATCGGAAAAGACGCCTTTATCAGGAAATAAGGACAACAAATTTACATTCTCTTTCTCTAATAAGAAGTTGCTTGG ttcaAAAGGAGTCAAAACCCAGCTGAATACTAGTGTGTTTGGGTCGCTGCAGAATTTTAAAGAAGATAAAGCAAAACCTGTACGAGATGAATATGAGTATGTGTCAGATGATGGTGAACTAAAAATTGATGAGTTTCCaatcagaaggaagaaaaacactaCAAAAAGAGAACTGCCCT tttTATCAGATAAAAAAGACACTCTGCAGCACACTCCTGTTAAGAAGCCAAAGGTGGAGTCGGTATCATACAAG AGCGATGACTCGTCAGATGAAGATTTGCTTCACATTGACACAGAGGCAAAGCCAGGGCGCAATTCCAAAGTAAAGAAAGAGAGTGGAAGTTCAGCAGGAATTCTTGATCTTTTGCAGGCAAGCAAGGAAGTTGGGGGTTTAGAGTATAACACCAACAG TCAGCCACCTGCCTCACCCAGCACGCAAGAAGCAATCCAGGGCATGCTATCGATGGCAAACCTCCAATCGTCAGAGTCCTGCCTCCAGACATCGTGGGGTACCAATCAGGCGAAGAATAACTCCATCTCCACACAGAACTCTAAAAAAACGGGTGGTGGCAGCAACAAAAATGCTGGCAAGCGGTTActaaagaaaagcacaaagaacAGTATTGACATCGAAGATTACGATGAAGATCAGGACCACTTAGATGCCTGTTTTAAAGATTCAGATTACG TTTACCCTTCTCTCGAATCAGATGAAGATAATCCAGTATTCAAATCCCgatcaaagaaaaggaaaagttcagATGATGCCCCTTACAGTCCAACGG CACGAGTTGGCCCCTCGGTGCCTCGACAAGACAGACCGGTGCGAGAGGGCACGAGAGTCGCCTCCATTGAAACTGGACTCGCCGCTGCTGCCGCGAAGTTGTCACAGCAG GAGGAacaaaaaggcaagaagaaaaaaaataccaaaaagaagCTGTCAACCAACAACGCGAACAAACCGGCTCAGGAAGGCAGCTCGCCAGAGCCGAAGCTGGAGTCACATGCCAGCAGCCTCACAGATCACGAGTACACCGCAGGGGCCAGCACCTTTGGGGTCGCCCAGCCTAACAGGGGATCGCAGCCGATGGCACCCGGTGTTTTCCTCACACAGAGGAGACCCTCATCATCCTCGCAGAACAATGCCTCCGCCAAAG GAAAGCGCACGAAGAAGGGGATGGCCACGGCCAAGCAGCGGCTCGGCAAGATCCTGAAGATCCACCGGAACGGGAAGCTGCTGCTCtag